GGCGAACAGCACCACGCGTCCCTTCTCCAAATGGCGTATGGCCCGCCGGCGGATGAAGGGCTCGGCAACGGCTTGAATAGTGATAGCACTCTGGGTGCGGACCACGCTCCCCAGGCGTTCCAGGGCATCTTGCAGGGCCAAGGCGTTGATGAGGGTTGCCAGCATGCCGGCGTAGTCGGCGGTGGCGCGGTCCATGCCTTGAGTGGCGGCTTCAGTGCCCCGCCAGATGTTGCCCCCGCCCACCACGATAGCCATCTGCACTCCGAGGGTGTTGGCGCGGTGCACCTGCTCAGCCACATACTCCACGGCTTTCCAGTCAATGCCGAAGCCCTTCTGGCCTTTGAGGGACTCGCCGCTCAGTTTGAGGAGGGCGCGGGTGTAGCGGAGGGGCATGGCTCCTACTCGCCGAGGGCGAAGCGGGCGAAGCGCCGTACCCGCACGTTCTCCCCGGTTTTGGCGATAACCTCGTTGATGCGGTCTTGCACGGTGCGTGTGGGGTCTTTGATGTAGGGCTGGTGCAGAAGACACACCTCCGAGGGCGGAGCCGTCTCTCCGGGGGGCATGTCCTCTTTGGAGAGGTATTTGGGGGACATGGCAGCCACTTGCATCGCCAGGTCGTGGGCCAGGGCCTGGAACACTTCGGTGCGAGCGACGAAGTCGGTCTCGCAGTTCACCTCCACCAACGCCCCGATGCGCCCGCCGCTGTGGATGTAGGCGTCCACGAGGCCCTGGCGGGTCTCCCGATGGGCTAGTTTGGCGGCGGAGACGGCCCCTTTGGCGCGGAGGATAGCCTGGGCCTTTTCCATATCGCCGCGGGCCTCCTCCAAGGCTTTCTTACAGTCCATTACACCAGCGCCCGTTAGGGCGCGCAGGGCTTTCACGGCATCCACGGTGATCTCTACCACGGTGCACCTCTAGGAGGTAGGTGTCGGGGGGGCCTGGCTCTCAGCCATGCCCTGGGCTGGGGCCGAGTCGTCGGCCTGCAAGTGCGCCGCCTCCTTGTCGGCGGCTGCTTCAGCTTGGTAGCGGGCTTTGCCCTTGAGCACCGCATCGGCGATGCGGCTGGTGATCAGACGGATGGAGCGGATGGCGTCGTCGTTGCCCGGTATGGGGTAGTCCACCAGGTCCGGGTCTGCATCGGTGTCAATAAGGGCCACGATGGGGATACGGGCTTTTCGGGCCTCTTGCACGGCGATGTTCTCGTGGCCGATGTCCACGACATACACGGCGTCTGGAAGGCGGGTCATGCCCTTGATGCCGCTGAAATATTTCTGCAAACGGCGCAGTTCATCCTCCAGACGGCTGGCCTCTTTTTTGGGGAGGTGCTCAAAGTAGCCGGCGGTCTTACGCTCTTCTAACTGGCGCAAGTAGTCCAGACGGGTAGAGATGGTGGCCCAGTTGGTGATGGTTCCCCCCAGCCACCGCTGGTTGACATAAAAGGCCCCGCACCGTTGGGCTTCGTTGGCGATGGCTTCTTGGGCCTGTTTTTTAGTGCCCACGAACAGGATCGTGCCGCCCCGGGCGGCTAGGTCCTCCACAAAGGCGCAGGCCTTTTCCAGTTGCTGTAAGGTCTGCTGCAGGTCAATGATGTGAATGCCGTTGCGCTGGGTATAGATGAACCGCCGCATGCGGGGATGCCAGCGACGGGTCTGGTGGCCGAAGTGCACCCCAGCCTCCAGGAGTGCCTTCATACTCATCGGCTCCTCGGCGGGACTGGGATGGTCTATCACCGTCTGTTCCATGCGCCTGCTCTCTCCCTCCTGCGCTGTGCGATGGGGCTACCCTTTCCTCCGGCGGGGGGGATGGCCCCTCTTGGGTTGACGACAGATCCTCGTAGGGAAGTATAACACGCCCTCTTGTGCTGGGGCAATCCCCATCAGGGATTGCTCTGGTGGCTTACCATAAAGATGGCGTATCATAGCCTTGTGTTCTGGAGAGGGCGAGGAACACGGTGGAGGCCGCAGCCGTTTTGCAGGCCATACAGAAGCAGGGCTGGTATCGGGGGCAGGTGGTGCATATCCAGATGCTCCCCCCGCGGGCTCCCCGTTGGGGGGTGGTGCCGCGCCCGATACATCCTGTGCTCCAGGGCGCTTTGGCGCGGCTGGGGGTGGAGCGCCTCTACACCCACCAGGTGGCGGCCCTTACCGCCGCCTGGGAGGGAAAACATGTGATAGTGGCCACGCCCACCGCCAGTGGGAAGAGCCTCTGCTACCACATCCCTGTGCTGGACTCCTTGCTGACCGACCGTTCTGCCCGTGCCCTCTACCTGTACCCCACCAAGGCCTTGGCCCAGGACCAACTGCGCACCCTTAAGGCCCTGGTGCCCACGGATGCGGGTATCGTCTACGGCATCTACGATGGGGATACCAGTGAGGCGGAACGGCTGGCCTTGCGCCGTTCGGCTCGCGTGCTCCTGAGCAATCCCGATATGCTCCACATCGGCATCCTGCCCAACCACCGGCGGTGGGCGCGCTTTTTGACAGGCTTGCGCTGGGTGGTGCTGGACGAGGCCCATGTGTATCGGGGGGTGTTCGGCTCCCATGTGGCCAACCTGATACGGCGTTTACGGCGGGTGTGTGCTCTGTATGGCAGTGCCCCCCAGTTCCTTCTGGCCTCGGCCACTTTGGGCAACCCCCAGGAGTTGGCGGAAACCCTCACCGGCCTGCCCTTCACCGCCATCCTGGAGGACGGTGCCCCCTTTGGGGGGAAGTGCTTTGTGCTGTGGAACCCGCCGGTGGTAGACGAGGCCCTTCAGAAGCGGGCCAGCCTCGTGGGGGAGGTGGCCCGGCTGTTTGCTTTTCTGGTGCAGGGGGGGTGGCGCACCCTGGCCTTTGTGCGGAGCCGTCAGGAGGCGGAGCGGGTCTATCGCTGGTGCCGGGACATACTGGCTGGAGACGCTCCATCCCTCCTCCCGCGCATCGCCCCCTATCGCGGCGCCTATTTGTCGGAGGATCGCCGGCGCATTG
This genomic window from Dehalococcoidia bacterium contains:
- the pyrH gene encoding UMP kinase, coding for MPLRYTRALLKLSGESLKGQKGFGIDWKAVEYVAEQVHRANTLGVQMAIVVGGGNIWRGTEAATQGMDRATADYAGMLATLINALALQDALERLGSVVRTQSAITIQAVAEPFIRRRAIRHLEKGRVVLFACGTGNPYMTTDTAAALRACEIGAQVLLMAKYGVDGVYEADPRLFPQARKLETLTYLEVLNRRLEVIDSTALSLCMDNRLPIVVFDIFHPDALLRILNGERVGSLIAEESLLPRQSLPGSTP
- a CDS encoding elongation factor Ts codes for the protein MDCKKALEEARGDMEKAQAILRAKGAVSAAKLAHRETRQGLVDAYIHSGGRIGALVEVNCETDFVARTEVFQALAHDLAMQVAAMSPKYLSKEDMPPGETAPPSEVCLLHQPYIKDPTRTVQDRINEVIAKTGENVRVRRFARFALGE
- the rpsB gene encoding 30S ribosomal protein S2 — its product is MSMKALLEAGVHFGHQTRRWHPRMRRFIYTQRNGIHIIDLQQTLQQLEKACAFVEDLAARGGTILFVGTKKQAQEAIANEAQRCGAFYVNQRWLGGTITNWATISTRLDYLRQLEERKTAGYFEHLPKKEASRLEDELRRLQKYFSGIKGMTRLPDAVYVVDIGHENIAVQEARKARIPIVALIDTDADPDLVDYPIPGNDDAIRSIRLITSRIADAVLKGKARYQAEAAADKEAAHLQADDSAPAQGMAESQAPPTPTS